The nucleotide sequence tagtagtaagtacatgtgtacattattaATGTTGTGCCCTACATCCTCTATTgcctgttacatgtatattttgtatttcactaGGCAGCAATAAACTCTGTAATTTCAAAGTTTGTCATGTGTGTTTCTGTTTATAGTATTTGAcccatattgtatgtacaagGTTAAACTGAACATGCTAATTGCACTATCAAGGCTTAACAGTAACATGCAAGCTATTAACATTATGGAGTGTTCAGCCATACAAATCATTCCATAATGTATTTTACTGAAGCAGAGGTCTGCTTTATTTTATAATGTGAttgtgcagtgtgtgtgtgtgtgtgtgtgtgtgtgtgtgtgtgtgtgtgtgtgtgtgtgtgtgtgtgtgtgtgtgtgtgtgtgtgtgtgtaaatatacCCAATATGGTGTGAAACACACTTTATAAGCATATCAGCCTATACCATCATAAGACTTGTGTGCCTTAATTTCCAATAAAATGTTTAATGGCAAAGGGGTGGGTTGTGTTGCACTGTATTAATACAACAATACTATCATATACTGCAGACAGGAACCAATATGTAACATTCAAATATATACCTTACACTGTAATATTTAACGAGCTAttcatatttatgcaaatttctttaaatgtactacatgtaatCTTATACTTATAGTTGTAAGTTACACAATGTATTACCACTGCACTGCTAGCTGGAGTGGTTTCTGACAATGTGACAAAATTATACAGTATACTGGCAAGAATGTAGAAACAGATATACCTTGGAACACCTGCTTTTAAATGCAGTTGTGAATTAATAAAGTGctggtacactgtacagttagaATATGTCAGGATCTATATATAGTATCTGACGATACATACAATGGGATCCACGTACCTGCACCAGGTGTGCTGATTAACACATTTTCGTACACCTGTGATGAaaaaacaatggaaatgaaCTAATTCTCACCTCTTTCACCGGTGGGTATTTCCTTTTGGCTTCGTTTGACAAAGCTCGTAGGTCCGTCTGTAGACTGTCCAACAGCCTGGCTGCAGCTCCGTGTGTCGTGGCCATTTTTCAGGTTGTGTCCCAAAACAAATCGATGAATCGTCCGCCAGTGCCACACGCCTTTGGCCAGTGGTAAAATAAACGTTATTGAACGTTATTGATTTTCTGAGCTGTCTGCTTCTTACCCCGTTTCTAGAAGCATTCACTTATTTTATCAAACTAAAAATGTCGAATTACAATACCGTTTAACGAATTGATATTATATTGTCCACATCAACACAATTTGCAAAAACTCTCTTCCGCCATATTGTTGGGTATTAAATACCCACAATGCAAATTAGACAAGCGCCACcatacaaaatatgaatgtaTTCTTTTGTATTTCCAATCATTTATATGTACGACTTTTTGTTGAAGTATGTGCCTACAACAGCTTGGTCATTCTCTGCCGTGATATATTAAAAAGGCAAAACAAACGTCACGCACTTTTTATTTTCACCCTTTGTCTTTGCAGAACCTAGCTATCTTCTGCTTTTTCATTCAGAcaccaaatacatgtagacCACAACAATATAAGTCGTGAGCATTATTTCGCGAAAATATGTTACAAAATTGCTAAGTTATCATTGTAACAATTATATAGTAATGTTCTTTGATACACAACCAAGTTGCTTTTGTTCATGTCTGTCTTTCAGCAACGTGAGTGTTGCCTTCCTCAGGACAAACTGATGATGAttactgttcaccactagatggcgctgtgGTGAATAAATTGTCCCATACGTGACAGACCTGCGTCCCTTATTTTCATCATTGAGGATTTCCTTATCCTGATGGCCTCCTTTATCCATCGCATCTTCCTGTCCCCACTCTTTCAACAACTTTGCCACCTTCCCAGTCTATAACACAATTAATTCTGCTGGCATGATCTGTGACAGCCAATTTATTTAGGTCTGGAGAACACGTACAATTATATATTCCTATCTACATGTAATTCGCATGATTTAAACActaacctgggattgaaactgtGGCCTTCAAAATGGACGGGCGATAACTGAGAACCGCGTCATCAACTGGGACCAGACTAGCCTGGTAAAATACATTCACACTTCATAAACAGTGATCCATTAATACGACTAATCTAGTCTCTTAATCAACCTTCTCTGGAGTTCCTGAATTGTGAATATGAAATCTCATTATGtcataaaaaaaagaaatttaaaataagCTATCTCGAAACACATAACACTTAGTGCTTCTTTGAACCGACTTCGATTTTgttatttaatataatatataaagaataaaaaagaCACAGAATATCATGATATtataaatcacaacttttatTCAACTTAAATTTAACAGAAGTATGAGAAAAGAATGCGTACAACTTCGATTGACAGGGTCGTTCGTTCCCGTCTACGAGTTTTCAACAAATTCTGGATACAAATTTGTGGTGGTAAAGCACTATGCGACTTGAACGGAAAAACCTGCATTACCACCAACCAATTAACAAGATCTTCAAGCGTACAGAGTATGACCGAGTGTCTAATTAGCTAGATAACTTTACATTTACCATTTCTAAAAAAATAGACTGTACAGTGCAGGCGTTGATGGCGCTCCACACATTGAGTGGACGGTCTGAAATCATACCTCCAAAGATATGTTACATCCGCATCATACGATCTAATATATATGTAGGCCTCTATTCTCAGAATTGCGTTTTCGGTTTGCAGAAACCGCAGTTTATCCGTTTTCCTGCAATGACAAATCGTAGGATATAGACACCAATACTGCTACTCAGATCTGAACTATACAGACTCATCATTTCGACATTTCTAACACTTTTTCCATATTGTTctaatgtacatacacattataGACCTTCTTTTACCCTGGAAAAACtatcaaaattatgaatttagaaataattgtcaattttctatttaatctaatattgtgtttgtaagaAAACATCAAGAGATTTCAATCTACAAAATAATGGCCATTGACGACACCATAATGGAGGGGGAAAGTACACAAACAgctaattatgtatttttataaTTCTTCATGGCCGGCTTCTTTTTCAGTTGTTGCTTCATCATGACTGGCTTCCTTGTCACTGTTTGCTTCACCAACAGCTTCACTTTTGTCATCACAAGCTGCATCTGTAAGATAAGGAACCATATTTTGATTTTAGACAAAGATAAAAGACCACTGAGTATACTTACAGCGCTTAGCCAATGTAGACTTTCGCTACAGGTAATAAGCAGCCGGATTAACATAACTTCTTTAAATAGTTttatagcgccctctaacaGACATGTCCATTAATTACAATTGTCTACTTCCATTTATTTGAGACACTGACTTGGCATTTGAATAATATATCCAAATACGTACCATTTTATTCATAAGTACTCACCGCTTTGCTTCAATAACGAAGGTACAAGTTGATTCCAGAATGCACATTCCTTGGCTTTCAAAGCTCTCTTAGTTGGCATGGATGGAGATAGTTCCTTGTACTGCAGCTCAGGAACGGTGAATTTAGGCCACTCGATGTCAGTGGCAGTGCCATCTTCATCCAAGTTTGGATTGCTGTAGACCATTCGAAGAACATAAATTTCAGTCATGCAAATTTTAGATCAAgcttggtgtgtgtgtgtgtgtgtgtgtgtgtgtgtgtgtgtgtgtgtgtgtgtgtgtgtgtgtgtgtgtgtatgtgtgtgtgtatgtatgtatgtatgtatgtgtgtatgtatgtatgtatgtatgtatgtatgtatgtatgtatgtatgtatgtatgtatgtatgtgtgtatgtatgtatgtatgtatgtatgtgtgtgtgcgtgcgcgcgcgtgtgtgtgtgtgtgtgtgtgtgtgtgtgtgtgtgtgtgtgtgcgtgcgtgcgtgcgttcgtgcgtgcgtgcgtgcgattAACCCTGAGTATGAGTATACGTTTAATTTGTGGATATTGAATGTTACCGTGTTTGTTTACCACATTGCTTTACAAAGTAAGTGTGCTTAGGCTCATTTTCAGACACTATTATAATAGGAAGTTGAACTCTCATTATCATTAATTCTACCACATGCATGagtcaaaatgtgattttttaaaaataaatagaGGAATCTAGCCAGAGCAGATTATAGCAAATGTGATGTAATCAAAAGAGTTTTTATAGCCCTTACAGTGAAATCCAGAAAATAACTGAACAACTGTCAAATGTTGCAGAGCTGATGACTTCTAAGTTGAGTAAAATACCTAGAGCTATATCATCCATACTATTGATTGCAGTAATCGATCTCACACACCGACGAACCCCTCCTAacaggaggccggtgagggcgaaacggcACGACGTATCTTAGTCTATGCAAGTGCACTAAAAGCAGAAACGAATCTGACTGGactttgtatatgtaaatgaattaacAACTTGAAATAAGTAACAATGATGGTGAGCAAAATACGAAGAACGAAAGTGGCTATGAAATTGACACGATAATTTTGTGAGATATTTTGCACTTTATAAAAATGAAGTCAACACAATATGTTAATAACATCTTCTAAACATACCCAGTTTTAGCGAAGTTTGTAAAATACTTCATTATCTGTAACGACATACCAGCCTCTTCATCAGTCGTGACCCATTTGTCAACGATATCTTTTCCTGGGCGGATTTGAGATATTAAATGCACACCAAAGACAAATTGTATATCTTCTCCATGAGCTGCTTTTGTCCATTTGGACCCGGTCCGATAGATCGATGTTGATGGACGGTGATCGAAGTGGTACAGATACACGTTCAGTCCGGCTTCATAATGTGCACGTGCAGTTGCATCTGTTGAACATACAAAGATTTGATCGCCGGTGATCTGACTGAACGAGTCAGCATAATTGGCTTCTGGTAGATCAGCTTCTTCCCAGTTTGTGTACAACATCTTGGCTGAGTCTATAACCATTGGGTACTTGGAAACAGGTCCAAATACAAACGCTGGCACCATGGCATCAAAAGTCGGTTTGTCCATTACGACCTTGCTCTCGTTCAATTGATTCGGGAACAATATTATCAAAAACAGCATTCCTTCATCGGCTGTTGTCCCCATTATTGTATCGACTTTGTTAAATGTTTTCTCAGAGACGGTTTTCTGTGGATGTTCTGTAACAAACTGGCCGTCAATATATGGCATGAAGCTTATTTCTGCCAGACTCAGTCCTGTAATATTGGCCAATATCCCCTGGAAGTAAGACagaaaattattgtaaaaagaACTTTTGTCTACCTACGTTGTACTTGTACTATaggtatttgtaaacaaactactAGTAATTTTAATGAACCATTGTTTGGGGTTAAACTTGTGACACAAGTAAtacttttaaaacatgtaatcATTTTATGCATAGCGCCCTCAGTAGTGACCTTCGGTTGCCTTCACAGTAAGGGCTCTAGGAACAAGACTACTCAGCCGTCTGCTCTACaatctatgaaaatatttgactggtctgtgagggcaccctgtcactGCGTACGCATACCATATATTACTATCCTTGTAcgaacaataacaacattttaagacattacaaatgtatttaccttttttatataaaaactCGGACTTGATCTACTTTTTCACATTTAGTCTATTTTTATCACATGCTTTGTCAAgtattaaaatatatcaaactgttTTGGCtatcaaaaatccaaaataaatacccggCCATTTCTTATCGATATAGCCTCTACAAGAGCTGTTAGACCTCTCAAAAAAGGTTTTTAGATGGTAACAACCGAATAATTTAACGTTTGAGAATAAGACAAAGCGGGGTAACAAATTCGATTAAAATACTGTCACTGTAGTTCtcgaaaaaaattgaaaacaaaggaCAGTAGTTTATAATGTACCGTGCTCATATCCTGTGGAGCTATGAAATCTTCGACTGGTACTTGTCTAAGGCATTCCAGAAGTTCTTCCGAAGTATCTTTCTCGCATCCAACAGCTTTTCCAATACCATAGGCTTTAATGTGTTCCACCTTTGCATCACTCAACACACCGGCGTCCCAATTGACAGAACCACTCTGAAAGAAAATACTCCATTACACGTCTGTCAATACTGTGATAATGCCATTATTAATGACAGGAACACCCGAGATAGTTTGCGGGCAGGTGAGTgaatagtctcgctgccagactcgtgactattgTCCCTCAGCTTTGTAAAGCGCACTCACTGCGCCTCGAGAAGTGAGGGACTTGACTTCGCCGAAAGGGCGCATTTCGTGCGCCTTACAAAGCTACGGGATggtagtctcgagtctggcattAAGACTAGTGAGTGAAGGACCTGGTTTTATTGCCCTGGATCTATATATGGGAAAGAGCTAAGTAACACTCGTTCTTTCATGAAACTGTAATTTGACTTGGGAGTTTCATAAGATGCTATCATATATTGGAAATTTTGTCATcgtaatcatcatcatcatcatcgtcgtcgtcgtcgtcgtcttcgtcgtcgtcgtcgtcatcgtcgtcgtcgtcatcatcatcatcatcgtcgtcgtcgtcgtcgtcgtcgtcgtcgtcgtcgtcgtcatcgtcatcgtcatcgtcatcatcatgcATATTGCAACTTTTTGAATACATCTTTTTGAATTGAATACATCTGTAAGTCAACCAAAGTAATCCTTTCCGTGAACAAAATGTCTACTAATTCAAAGGACTTAGTTTACAAATTGCACACCGGAGAACCCTTAACAAACATATCTCGATGATTTTTGACAGACTTTTCACCTGTAGCTCTTACGTCTGGATTTTGATATCTCACCTGCATTATAGCTCTGTGAAATAGCCCGGATGACAATGGTGATACGATATGAAACTGGACACTCATCGACCCAGCACTCTCTCCAAATATTGTTATACGATCGGTGTCACCACCAAAAGCTGTAAACCAAACCCACAATAACATCACGAAATGTTGAAGCAGGGATATACCATTTTACATTCTGCAATCAATTAGTTGTTTTGATGCTTTTAATAGCCCATCTGTAGTCTTGAAAGACTGACACTA is from Glandiceps talaboti chromosome 1, keGlaTala1.1, whole genome shotgun sequence and encodes:
- the LOC144438907 gene encoding acetylcholinesterase-like; translation: MNSVIASVCILYAIVTVVKSTEDEAPTVEISTGKLVGTSVQFTNKDIHHTVHVYRGIPYAEPPIGDLRFRPPVPRSPWSDEYDASYFRSTCIQPEMPLFASDEPTDEDCLYLNVYVPQPTPTKAAVMVWIHGGGFVIGSGSSYESSPLAALNDVIVVTINYRLGVFGFMSTGDSLATGNYGLLDQVLALKWVNENIAAFGGDTDRITIFGESAGSMSVQFHIVSPLSSGLFHRAIMQSGSVNWDAGVLSDAKVEHIKAYGIGKAVGCEKDTSEELLECLRQVPVEDFIAPQDMSTGILANITGLSLAEISFMPYIDGQFVTEHPQKTVSEKTFNKVDTIMGTTADEGMLFLIILFPNQLNESKVVMDKPTFDAMVPAFVFGPVSKYPMVIDSAKMLYTNWEEADLPEANYADSFSQITGDQIFVCSTDATARAHYEAGLNVYLYHFDHRPSTSIYRTGSKWTKAAHGEDIQFVFGVHLISQIRPGKDIVDKWVTTDEEAGMSLQIMKYFTNFAKTGNPNLDEDGTATDIEWPKFTVPELQYKELSPSMPTKRALKAKECAFWNQLVPSLLKQSDAACDDKSEAVGEANSDKEASHDEATTEKEAGHEEL